Proteins encoded together in one Impatiens glandulifera chromosome 1, dImpGla2.1, whole genome shotgun sequence window:
- the LOC124921691 gene encoding uncharacterized protein CG45076-like, translated as MKKTVSLALRFAEKTRNDLVKGQDQITAIEADYRDETVLRNNHLRRTEALEDTTSGIKDDLERLARETEQGFTEVEEDLGWRVTDLENKNASLEDRNNKLEDDLKALTAQVDELIKAKVNADTAVEEANARAAKEVQDALDEEARLAKEPPRLSEEEIAERERRTLAKYPGLAESVAAQQREDEERLNNERQRLADFAKAHKKKKEAPSSPVPAKRKRKTSKKDQVAGLLERITDTVIENQPDPATHTDDEDEGQLEQRSTRQRVSNTASQPQPVKRKRTKDMMDGFNFSDSE; from the coding sequence atgaagaaaaccgTGAGCCTGGCACTCAGGTTCGCAGAAAAGACAAGGAATGATCTCGTAAAGGGACAAGACCAAATTACAGCCATCGAAGCTGATTACCGGGACGAAACGGTCTTGCGCAACAATCATCTTCGGCGAACCGAGGCCTTGGAAGATACGACCTCAGGGATAAAGGATGACTTGGAACGGCTTGCAAGGGAAACCGAACAAGGATTCACAGAGGTAGAAGAGGACCTAGGATGGAGGGTCACCGATCTGGAAAACAAGAATGCAAGCCTTGAAGACCGCAACAACAAGCTCGAAGACGACCTCAAGGCGCTCACCGCACAAGTAGATGAACTAATCAAGGCCAAGGTGAATGCTGATACGGCGGTTGAGGAAGCCAACGCTCGAGCGGCTAAGgaagtccaggatgcgctggacgaagaaGCAAGATTAGCAAAGGAGCCACCACGACTTTCTGAGGAGGAAATAGCCGAGCGTGAACGAAGGACACTAGCTAAGTATCCGGGACTTGCAGAGTCCGTAGCCGCTCAGCAACGAGAGGATGAAGAGCGGTTAAATAATGAAAGACAAAGACTCGCCGACTTTGCAAAAgctcacaagaagaaaaaggaggCCCCTTCCTCTCCGGTTCCGGCAAAACGGAAAAGGAAAACATCAAAGAAGGATCAAGTAGCCGGGCTGCTGGAAAGAATCACTGACACGGTTATTGAAAATCAACCAGACCCGGCTACTCACAccgatgatgaagatgaagggcAACTAGAGCAGCGTtctacaagacagcgagtcTCCAATACGGCCAGTCAACCGCAACCGGTTAAGAGAAAACGGACCAAGGATATGATGGACGGCTTCAACTTCTCcgactcagaatag